The following nucleotide sequence is from Novipirellula galeiformis.
GCTCCGTGCGTCTCCCTGCCACTCCTTGATCGGTGCCGGCTGATCAATCTCGAGAAGACCGCGTTCGACGAGGATGGCGATCAGCGTTGCAGTGATGCTTTTGCCCTGGGACCAGCTGATCTGCGGTGTGTCTTTCGTCCAGCCGGGGGCGTAACGTTCGCCGATGATCTTGCCATCGTAGGCGACAACAAAGGCGCGGGTGTTCTGCTCTTCCTGGGCCATCGCCCAATCGAGCGCCGCGGCCACCGCTTTGGAGTCAACGCCATCGGGAACAGGCGTCGTTGCTCCGATCTCGCCCATGGGCCACTGCTGGGTAGAAGCAGCGGGGAGATTGCGGGGCACTTTGACGGGTTCGAAGAAAACGTCCTCTTTGCCGCGTGGCAGAATCGTGCTGCCTTGGTCACCGGTGTATCGCGCGCTGCGGGGCGGAGCGCCGGGAGCCGTCACCGTGACCATTTTGCGTTCTTCATCGACATGATATTTGAAATCGGGTTGCCAGCCGAAATACGTGAACGGGGCGATGTCCTGTGCGATGACTTCTTCCGCAGTCCGTTGGTAATCCCGTCCCACGACCCACATTCCGGAGCTGATATGATGGGCGCAGATCGCCGCGCAGAACTCCATGTTTTCCCGCTTCTTCTCTTCGGCGGTCGTCGCTTTCGCCGTCGGCTCCTGTGCAGCCAGAGGATTCGGCTGAGTGAAAATCGCGAGCGCGGCCAATAGCGGGATTGCAAACAAGGAGTGGAATTGAACGGGTCTCATGGTCAGCAAGGTCCTGGAGTTGGTTTCTAGTCTTGAGAGTCAGTTTGCTTAACTTCAGCACTCACTGGCTGGCTGTGGCCTTGGTGTCGGCGACAACATCCTGCACCGCGATCTTCAGATGCATCGCCCGCGGCGTCGTTCCCCAGCCATCGTGAGGATCGATGAACCCAACCCACAGTTCCCCTGGCTGGTTTTCGAGGATGAAGGGATAGGTTGCCAAGCCCCTAGCAACCACGACCGAATCGGTCCAGGTGTGCCCTTCGTCTTGTGAAAAAGCAACGCTCAACTCCTTTCGACCGTCCGGGTTCCACGCCAGTGCCAGCCGCCCGTCCGCCATGCGGATGACATGTCCGGGAGAATGGCTGCTCCTGATTTTGGTCGGCTTTGCCTCCGACCAAGTGAGTCCGCCATCTTCGGAAAAT
It contains:
- a CDS encoding serine hydrolase domain-containing protein, with product MFAIPLLAALAIFTQPNPLAAQEPTAKATTAEEKKRENMEFCAAICAHHISSGMWVVGRDYQRTAEEVIAQDIAPFTYFGWQPDFKYHVDEERKMVTVTAPGAPPRSARYTGDQGSTILPRGKEDVFFEPVKVPRNLPAASTQQWPMGEIGATTPVPDGVDSKAVAAALDWAMAQEEQNTRAFVVAYDGKIIGERYAPGWTKDTPQISWSQGKSITATLIAILVERGLLEIDQPAPIKEWQGDARSEIRIRDLLHMSSGLDFGNLGFGGDKLTTENEHMRVYFDSLNVFEHVIAAPAKVPPGTRYSYLNSDPLSLGKIIRDTVEAQGEDYLTFPQRALFDKIGARSPVLETDPWGNFILSGYDYLSARDWVRFGLLYLQDGVWQGERILPEGWTDFVMTPAPADKKLNYGGMFWLNRAPRMDQVPEDTYWPAGFMGQVTMIIPSRKLVVVRMGPSAKDVYPYMNETIGRILKAIP